One window from the genome of Methanobacterium sp. encodes:
- a CDS encoding CDP-alcohol phosphatidyltransferase family protein, with the protein MKKNQFNLIPSGITTIRIILAFIFLFLFLNGQLQLSVAIFIIAIFTDALDGYMARKLNSTSSTGAYLDIAADFILVLIAFIVFAVKGIYPYWVLFLIFMVFFQFILTSKLKILVYDPVGKYYGSFLFGIILITIITPFNQFLLLIIVLFTLLSLLSRYLFLIFKNRK; encoded by the coding sequence ATGAAAAAGAATCAATTTAATTTAATTCCCTCTGGAATCACCACCATAAGAATAATACTTGCATTTATATTCCTATTTTTATTTCTAAATGGTCAATTACAATTATCTGTTGCTATTTTTATCATTGCAATTTTTACTGATGCATTAGATGGATACATGGCTCGTAAATTAAATTCAACATCTTCTACAGGGGCTTATTTGGATATAGCAGCAGATTTTATCCTTGTTTTAATAGCTTTCATAGTATTTGCAGTTAAAGGAATATATCCCTACTGGGTCCTATTTTTGATATTTATGGTGTTTTTTCAATTTATTTTAACATCCAAACTCAAAATACTTGTTTATGATCCTGTAGGGAAATATTATGGGTCTTTTCTTTTCGGGATTATTTTGATTACCATCATTACTCCATTTAATCAATTCTTACTCTTAATTATAGTTCTTTTCACATTACTATCGTTACTAAGCCGTTATTTATTCCTTATTTTTAA